A single Candidatus Limnocylindrales bacterium DNA region contains:
- a CDS encoding RNA methyltransferase: MGARLHVALLHHPVYDKNRQVVTTAVTNIDVHDIARSCRTYGVERFYVVTPVDALRGLVRRIIRHWDEGEGRSYNPNRAEALSLVQLEASLEGVEIDIERRLGVLPRLLGTSARRTGPVSTFAQVRRELESEDGAYLLLLGTGWGLTEQVLGRCHAIIEPIVGPTPYNHLSVRAAAAILLDRLRSPG; this comes from the coding sequence GTGGGCGCCCGGCTGCACGTCGCGCTGCTGCACCATCCCGTCTACGACAAGAACCGGCAGGTCGTGACGACGGCGGTCACCAACATCGATGTGCACGACATCGCGCGCAGCTGTCGCACCTACGGCGTCGAGCGCTTCTACGTCGTCACTCCGGTAGACGCGCTGCGCGGGCTGGTTCGCCGGATCATCCGTCACTGGGACGAAGGCGAAGGGCGCAGCTACAACCCGAACCGCGCCGAGGCGCTGTCGCTGGTGCAACTGGAGGCCTCGCTGGAGGGCGTGGAAATCGACATCGAGCGCCGCCTCGGCGTGCTGCCGCGGCTGCTCGGCACCTCCGCGCGCCGCACGGGCCCGGTCTCCACGTTTGCGCAGGTGCGTCGCGAGCTCGAGTCCGAGGACGGCGCCTACCTTCTTCTGCTCGGGACCGGATGGGGACTGACCGAGCAGGTGCTCGGCCGCTGCCACGCGATCATCGAGCCCATCGTCGGCCCCACGCCCTACAACCATCTGTCGGTTCGCGCCGCCGCCGCAATCC